The following nucleotide sequence is from Longimicrobiales bacterium.
TGCAGCCGCACGGGATCCCGACCGAGGAGGTCGTCGATCTGCACATCCCTAACGTGCTGAACAGACGCCGAGCCATCGAGCACGTCCTCGATGCCTGGCAGGATCTTGAGTGGCAACGCCGCGTCCTCGCACCGGGAGATGATCTTCCTGAGCTGTTCAGAAGTCGCGCTGGGGACCCCAATGACGATCTCTTGAGCCCTCAGAGTCTCCGCGATCACAGAGATATCCTCCGTCGACCCGACCACCTCTACACCGTGGATCAACGTCCCCCATTTGAAGGGATCGTCGTCCAAGATGCCGACAGGGATGTAACCGGAGACCGAGCGCTGCATCTGCGTCACGAGCAACTGGGCCGCTTCGCCCGCCCCAACCACAAGCACACGCTTCCGATCGACCGCCTGACGCACACGTGAGAATTCGTAGATGAGTCGATAGAGGACCCAGACTGCGCCTGTTCCGTAGCCGCTGAAGACCCACTCTAGTAGGACGACGGACCGAGGGACCGAGTTGAGTGCGCTGATGTTCCAGGTAAGTACGAGGAAGACCACGGATCCAGCGGTCGTCGCCCCAAGAAGCCTCATGACGTCACGGGTGCCCACGTAGCGCCACCGACTGATCCCAAGCCGGAACAAGTAGTTGAAGCCCAACCGAATGACGACAAGAAGGACCAATGCCTCGCCAAAGTGCCACCCAACGAGCATCGCCGCATCAAATTCGAAGCGGGCGAGATACGCCATGGACAGCGAAGCGGCCGCGACGCCGGCGTATACTACGGACGCCACAGTCCGCCGATGGCGACGAGCCCATTCCACCAATCGAATCAACGGTCGGGGCGAAGCAGCAACAGTAGGCATCATTCGCAGTCGAGCATTACTCGGCCGTCGGTCTCCGATGGACCCAGTAGATTGATCAAGGTCCTCAACGTGAGCTTGGATGCACGCAAGATGGCCCATGAGTTGTCTCCGTGACAGAGGTTTCTACTCATCGGCAAGTCTCGGTGTAGCGTAAGGGCCGGATCTCCCGGGCCGGAGCGCCCGGCATCGTTGTTGCATTATGCACCCAATGGTACTTTGGAGGCAGGAAGGTTTGAAGGGCCCACCCCGCCCGACACCCACCCGAACACCGCGATTTTCCTTGTGAAACGTTTGATGATTCTGGCCGCCATGGCGGCAATGACGTGGACTCCCCCGCTTGCGGCTCAGGCGCCTCAGGGAGGACAACTTCTTCGATCGGGTGATGTCATCCGTCTCAACATCTGGCGAGAACCGGATATGTCGGGTGAGTACGTCATTGATGAGGCGGGCTCCGTCATTTTCCCCCGGGTGGGTGAATACTTCGTCCTTGAGGAGGACAATGCCTCGCTGGAGGCAAAGCTCCTCGCTGACTATCTGCAATATCTCCGGAATCCGTCGATCGAGGTGACCGTGCTTCGCAGGGTGAGCATCATTGGTGCGGTGAATGATCCAGGTCAAAAGTTGGTCGACCCGACCGTCACAATTGCCGACGCCCTCGCCATGGCGGGGGGTGCAACCACTCTCGGTGATCAGAACAAGATTCGTATCATCCGCGACGGCGTCATGGTCGAGGCCGAGCTGTCCGTGGACACGCGCCTTACAGACTCCACGATCCGGTCCGGAGATCAGATCTTCGTTCCTGAACGTCCTTGGCTCAGTAGAAACACCGGAGTGGTCGCCACGGGAATCAGCGCCTCCGTGGCTCTGATCATCGCCCTCTTCATTCGCTAGAAGTCATAGATTCCATGGAACAAAAGCCCACGACGCCGAACGTCGCGCATCCAGACGACCCGATCCACCTTCGTGACACCTGGAACCTCCTCATACGCAACTGGCTCGTCATTTCCGCGAGCCTGATTCTCTGCGTAGGGGCTTCAGTCGCTTACACACTTTACGTCGTCCCGGTCTACGAGTCGGTCACCACGATTCAGATCGAGGAAGAGCAGTCCAACATTCCGGTGCTGGACATCCTTCAGACCATTTCGAAGGGGAGTCAGGTCGAGACTGAGATGGAGGTGGTTCGCAGCCGTACGCTCACCGAAGGAGTGGTGGACTCGCTTGGACTTCAGGTCCAGTTGGAGGCACCCCGCGGAGTGGCGCGGGCCCTGCTCCTGGGTGCGATCTATGTCGAACGATGGGCCCCGGAAGGACTCTACGTACTCGACCGGCAGCCTGACGGCAGCTACTCGATTACCGAGCAGGAGACCCAGGCACGCGTCGGGACAGCCTCAGTCGGCGCCGCAGCGGCCGTGCCCGGGGCGACGTTTACTCTGCGCGACCCCGCGAGTGAGCACGAGCAGATCATCATTGACGTTGCACCGTTCGAGCTGGCCGTTCAGAGCCTGCGGCACACCCTCGCAGTCGTCCGTCCCAACCGCGAAGCCGCGATCATCACCGTCCGGTATGAATCGACCGATACCCAGCTGGTTCATCAAATACCGAACGCCCTGGCCAGTCGCTACATCTCGGATGGCCGACTTGTGCGCAAAGCGGAAGCGACAAGCACGGTGACCTTCCTCGAAGATCAGATCGACACCTTGTCGATTCAGCTTCGCCAGTCCGAAGAAGCCCTGACAGGGTTCCGCGAAGTCGAGCAGGTCGTAAGCCTCCAAGCCGAAGCGGACGCCCAAGTCACCAACATGTCTCGGCTCCAAGCCGATCGGAATCAGATCGAGGCAGAGCGTGATGCGCTTCAAACCATGGTCGCCGCAGTGGACCTGGAAGCGGCACTCGCAGATCCGGCCGATCCGTCCCCGTATACGAAGCTCATCTCGTTCCCGACGCTGTTCAGGAATCAAGCTGCCTCCGAAATGCTCCGAAGCCTGAACGCCGCCGTGAACGAGCGGTCGGGTCTCCTCCAGCGTCGTACGCTCCAGGACCCGGACGTCATGAACATGACGGGCCGAATCCAGGACATCGAAACCCAGCTCCGCAACACCGCGATCACGTACCTGCAGGGCCTCGAGAATCAGGTCGACGGATACGACGCGATGCTCGAGCAATTTGGTGCGGATCTCGAGAGGATTCCGGAGACCGAGGTTCAGCTGATGCGCCTTGAGCGAGAAAAGAACGTCCTGGAAGAGATCTACACGCTTCTGCAACAGCGTCTCCAAGAAGCACGCATCCTGGAAGCCGTGCAGGACGTAAGCGTCCGAGTCGTCGATCTCGCGATCCTACCGCCTGAGCCGGTAACCCCCCGCAAGGCACTCAATCTGCTTCTCGGGTTAATTCTTGGCGGGATATTTGGAGTCGGCATCGCCTTCACGCGTGAGTACATGGACGAGACCGTCCATACGCGCGAAGACATCCAAGCGGCCACCGGCGGCGCACCCATCCTCGGCATGATCCCCCGCATCCGGCAGGCAGGGTTAAACGGCAAGAGCAGCACGAGCGCCATGTCCACGATTGGTGGCGTCGGCGAACTGGGTGCGCGGCTCGTCGCCGGTCGCGATCCTCGGAACCCGGTTTCCGAAGCGTACAGGAGTCTTCGGACCAACCTGACGTTCTCGAACCCGGACAAGCCGCCCAAGATCATCGTCTTTACGAGTCCGCTCCCACAAGATGGTAAGTCGACGACTGCGGCGAACCTTGCCATCACGCTCACGCAGCAGGGCATCAAGACACTGTTGATCGATGCCGACCTTCGCCGGGGGCTCCTGCATGGTGTCTTCGGCGTGAACCGTGACCCTGGCCTGACGAATGTGTTGGCCGGCGGTGCGGCGATCTCCGAGGCGATCCAAGAGATCGACCTGCAGGAGAGTGGTAAACTCGACTTCATGTCTTCGGGTCCGTATCCGCCCAACCCGGCTGAGATCTTGGGTTCGCAGCGCATGAAGTCTCTGCTCGAAGCGCTCGATGAACGCTACGATCTCGTGCTCATCGACTCAGCCCCGCTCACCGTGGTGACGGACGCGGCAGTATTGGGAACGAAAGCGGACGGAGTGGTCCTGGTGGCCCGTGCGAACGTCACCGAGAAGGGCGCCCTGACGTATGCGGCCGAGCAGCTGCTCAACGTGCGTGCCCCGATCCTGGGCTGTGTCCTCAACGACGTGGACTATCGCCGGGACTCCCGGTACTACAGCACGTACGGGAAGTACGGGTACTACCACCACTACTACTACGGTGACGACGGCGACAAGAAGAAGAAGAAGAAGGCTTAACGCTTAACGTGCGCAGCGAAAGCAGCCTCGAGCGAGTCGCGAATGCCCGATTCAAACATCGCCGGTGCGAAACGCATTGCGTTCGCGCGACACCGGGGCGGATCAAAGGCGGACGGCTCGAAGCTACGAATCTCGCGGGCTAACCCTTCTTCCGAGGGGTCTTCATAGAGCACGCCAGTTTCGTTGTGAAGCACTGTCTCGCAGGCTCCCCCCTGCCCAAACGCGATCACCGGGCGTCCGGCGGCTTGCACCTCGACAGGCAGAATCCCGAAGTCTTCTATACCGGGGAACAACAGAGCCCAACTCGCTCCGATCAGCTCTTGGAGCTCCTCCCCTGAAACCCGGCCTACAAAGCGAACCGTAGGCCCCGCGAGCGCCTCTAGTCGCGCTCGGTCCGGGCCGTCACCGAAGACGACCAAGGGCGCACCAGCTTTGTTCGCGGCCCCAATCGCGACGTCGAGGCGTTTGTACCGCACCATCCGCCCCCCAGCCAAGAAATGTGTCCTCTCTCTAACTCGTGGCTGGAAGAGGTCAACGTCGACGGGCGGATAGACGACACGTGCTTCCCTCCCGTACGTCGTCCGTATCCGTTCTGCGACGAAATGAGAGTTCGCAACGAATGCGTGCACTCCTCTCGCGGCCGCAGAATCCACCTTGCGGAGTCTCCTCAGCACAGGTCCCCGAAGCCTCCCCGCGATCCCGCGGTTGTACTCCTCGTAGAGGTCCCACAGGTAGCGCGGGGGGGTGTGACAGTAGCACAGATGAAGCGCCCCCTGCGGTACTGACACAGCCTTCGCAAAAGCGTGACTGCTCGACACCACGAGATCTACCGGTCCCAAGTCCATTCGGCGAAAAGCCCACGGCATGAGCGGCAGAGACAGGCGATACGTCCGGCCCGCAAGCGGTAGAACGCCTAGCGCGCTAGAGCGAATGTCCTTCCCGGAAAACGCCGCCTGGGTGCGCTCGTCAGGCGCATTGTACGCGGTAAAGATGGGTGCCTGGGGGAACATCCTACACAACGCCAGCAGAACGCTCTCCGATCCTCCCCAGTTGATCAGCCACTCGTGAACCAAGGAGACTCTCAGCTGTGGGTCACTCCTCACCCTGGCCTCTGAGTACGACCGGCACATGCCGGAGCAGAATCCCGAGGTCGCCAACAAGGGACGAATTGTCCACGTACGCGAGTTCGGCCGAGGCACGAGCGGGATACTCGACTCTTTTGTGCCCCTGCGCGGTCCACAACCCGAAGATACCGGGGCGCACCGCCAGAAAATCTCCGACTCGATCCCCATACCATTCCAACTCCTCTTCAACCACAGGGCGGGGACCGACCAGCGACATCTCTCCCCTGAGTACGTTGATGAGCTGTGGGAGCTCATCAATGTGGCTGACGCGTAGGAAGCGACCAATCCGGGTAACCCGCGGGTCTTCGGCCACGGGCAGCTTGAAATCATTCTGCCTGTGGAGAGCACGAAGGTCTTCATCTTCCGCCAACCACGCCTCTGCATGCGCAACCATGGTCCGGAGCTTCAGACAGGTGAAGGTCGTGCCCCCACGCCCATAGCGTTGATGTCCGAAGATCGCCGGCCCTCGCGAGGTGAGCCGCACGGCCACCGCACACGCCGCCAGGATGGGGGCGACGGCAAGAAGGAGCAGCGAGGCAACGGCTACATCGAAGACGCGTTTCAATTCATGGAGGGGAACGGGAAGACCTGAAGAGGAACCTCGGGGCGGGACCGGATTCTAGCCCAACCAGAAAGTCCTGTCTATTGAACCCGGGCTGCATCGAGGAGCACCTGTAGCGTACCCTCCGCGGACTGATCCCATG
It contains:
- a CDS encoding sugar transferase — its product is MKRVFDVAVASLLLLAVAPILAACAVAVRLTSRGPAIFGHQRYGRGGTTFTCLKLRTMVAHAEAWLAEDEDLRALHRQNDFKLPVAEDPRVTRIGRFLRVSHIDELPQLINVLRGEMSLVGPRPVVEEELEWYGDRVGDFLAVRPGIFGLWTAQGHKRVEYPARASAELAYVDNSSLVGDLGILLRHVPVVLRGQGEE
- a CDS encoding polysaccharide biosynthesis tyrosine autokinase — translated: MEQKPTTPNVAHPDDPIHLRDTWNLLIRNWLVISASLILCVGASVAYTLYVVPVYESVTTIQIEEEQSNIPVLDILQTISKGSQVETEMEVVRSRTLTEGVVDSLGLQVQLEAPRGVARALLLGAIYVERWAPEGLYVLDRQPDGSYSITEQETQARVGTASVGAAAAVPGATFTLRDPASEHEQIIIDVAPFELAVQSLRHTLAVVRPNREAAIITVRYESTDTQLVHQIPNALASRYISDGRLVRKAEATSTVTFLEDQIDTLSIQLRQSEEALTGFREVEQVVSLQAEADAQVTNMSRLQADRNQIEAERDALQTMVAAVDLEAALADPADPSPYTKLISFPTLFRNQAASEMLRSLNAAVNERSGLLQRRTLQDPDVMNMTGRIQDIETQLRNTAITYLQGLENQVDGYDAMLEQFGADLERIPETEVQLMRLEREKNVLEEIYTLLQQRLQEARILEAVQDVSVRVVDLAILPPEPVTPRKALNLLLGLILGGIFGVGIAFTREYMDETVHTREDIQAATGGAPILGMIPRIRQAGLNGKSSTSAMSTIGGVGELGARLVAGRDPRNPVSEAYRSLRTNLTFSNPDKPPKIIVFTSPLPQDGKSTTAANLAITLTQQGIKTLLIDADLRRGLLHGVFGVNRDPGLTNVLAGGAAISEAIQEIDLQESGKLDFMSSGPYPPNPAEILGSQRMKSLLEALDERYDLVLIDSAPLTVVTDAAVLGTKADGVVLVARANVTEKGALTYAAEQLLNVRAPILGCVLNDVDYRRDSRYYSTYGKYGYYHHYYYGDDGDKKKKKKA
- a CDS encoding glycosyltransferase, which gives rise to MRSDPQLRVSLVHEWLINWGGSESVLLALCRMFPQAPIFTAYNAPDERTQAAFSGKDIRSSALGVLPLAGRTYRLSLPLMPWAFRRMDLGPVDLVVSSSHAFAKAVSVPQGALHLCYCHTPPRYLWDLYEEYNRGIAGRLRGPVLRRLRKVDSAAARGVHAFVANSHFVAERIRTTYGREARVVYPPVDVDLFQPRVRERTHFLAGGRMVRYKRLDVAIGAANKAGAPLVVFGDGPDRARLEALAGPTVRFVGRVSGEELQELIGASWALLFPGIEDFGILPVEVQAAGRPVIAFGQGGACETVLHNETGVLYEDPSEEGLAREIRSFEPSAFDPPRCRANAMRFAPAMFESGIRDSLEAAFAAHVKR
- a CDS encoding polysaccharide biosynthesis/export family protein; this encodes MKRLMILAAMAAMTWTPPLAAQAPQGGQLLRSGDVIRLNIWREPDMSGEYVIDEAGSVIFPRVGEYFVLEEDNASLEAKLLADYLQYLRNPSIEVTVLRRVSIIGAVNDPGQKLVDPTVTIADALAMAGGATTLGDQNKIRIIRDGVMVEAELSVDTRLTDSTIRSGDQIFVPERPWLSRNTGVVATGISASVALIIALFIR